A genome region from bacterium includes the following:
- a CDS encoding bifunctional nuclease family protein has product MVEGELAYLALDRKSGAIAMLLRRRDNNLLLPIWIGNPEAYSIAMALAGIKPPRPMTHDLIVDILSAINAKLSRVVITGLKNETFYALLHIDRGETETYVIDARPSDSIALAVRTGCPIFLSEDMQYFDLDNPKTPLEQELSQILSRLSPDELIGF; this is encoded by the coding sequence ATGGTAGAGGGTGAACTTGCATATCTTGCGCTCGATAGGAAATCAGGCGCTATAGCTATGCTTCTGCGTCGTCGCGACAACAATCTACTGCTGCCTATATGGATAGGAAACCCTGAAGCCTATTCGATAGCTATGGCACTTGCTGGCATCAAGCCGCCGAGACCAATGACCCACGACCTTATAGTCGACATTCTGTCTGCGATAAATGCAAAACTTTCAAGGGTAGTAATAACGGGACTTAAAAACGAGACTTTCTACGCACTGCTGCACATAGATCGCGGAGAAACAGAGACCTATGTTATCGACGCCCGCCCAAGCGACTCGATAGCACTGGCGGTAAGAACTGGTTGCCCGATATTTCTTTCTGAGGACATGCAATACTTTGACCTCGACAACCCCAAGACACCATTGGAGCAAGAGCTGTCGCAAATACTCTCAAGACTAAGCCCAGACGAACTAATAGGTTTCTGA
- a CDS encoding gamma carbonic anhydrase family protein, producing the protein MVIEHHGKKPRIHSDAFVAETAVVIGDVTIGKDSSIWYGAVLRGDINSITIGERTSIQDNCVVHVDEDKPVVVGDDVTVGHGVILHGCKIGNKVLVGMGAVILDGAEIGDGAIVAAGAVVKEGQVVPPLTLVAGVPAQPKKKLDESVLEALKEHAEKYSKYAKTYSKDEN; encoded by the coding sequence ATGGTTATCGAACATCACGGCAAGAAACCCAGAATACATTCTGACGCTTTTGTGGCTGAAACAGCCGTTGTGATAGGAGATGTAACCATTGGCAAGGATTCAAGTATATGGTATGGTGCTGTTCTAAGAGGAGACATAAACTCTATAACTATCGGTGAACGAACAAGTATTCAGGACAATTGCGTCGTTCATGTCGATGAAGACAAACCAGTAGTAGTTGGCGACGATGTTACAGTGGGACATGGCGTTATTCTTCACGGTTGCAAGATAGGAAACAAGGTTCTTGTTGGTATGGGAGCTGTTATTTTGGACGGAGCAGAAATCGGGGATGGAGCTATCGTAGCTGCTGGCGCTGTAGTCAAAGAGGGGCAGGTAGTGCCACCTTTAACCCTTGTGGCAGGAGTTCCAGCACAACCTAAGAAAAAACTCGACGAAAGTGTCCTCGAAGCCCTCAAGGAACACGCAGAAAAATACTCCAAATACGCAAAAACATACAGCAAGGATGAAAATTAA